The Mycolicibacterium hassiacum DSM 44199 genome includes a window with the following:
- a CDS encoding alpha/beta hydrolase has protein sequence MTAPSKSAVAPRVHINAGHTRKPRKYPVSDWAPVEVVEDGPSLAGRLVSLAALLTIRPTLAIGSYAPRLPWPWGLVDFVARAVRPAPGTVRATIGLPNCTAQLVRAPGVLPADGKRAVILYLHGGAFLTCGANTHGRLVTALSSYADSPVLIVNYRMIPKHSVGQAVEDCHDAYRWLRAQGYGPDQIVLAGDSAGGYLALALAQRLQREGLEGETPAALVTLSPLFEIDNETRANHPNTRTDVMFGSRAFYALVDLVKEAAGRRVVGGRPEEVYEPLDHIEPGLPRTLIHVSGSEVLVSDARKAARRLAAAGVPVEVRVWPGQMHVFQLAMPFVPEATRSLRQIGEYIREATW, from the coding sequence ATGACTGCACCCAGCAAGTCGGCGGTCGCGCCGCGTGTCCACATCAATGCTGGTCACACGCGTAAACCGCGCAAGTATCCGGTCAGCGACTGGGCGCCCGTCGAGGTGGTCGAGGACGGACCCAGCCTCGCCGGCAGGCTCGTCTCCCTGGCCGCCCTGCTAACCATCCGGCCCACGCTGGCAATCGGAAGCTACGCCCCGCGGCTGCCCTGGCCGTGGGGGCTGGTCGACTTCGTCGCGCGTGCCGTGCGGCCCGCACCGGGCACCGTGCGCGCCACCATCGGCCTGCCCAACTGCACCGCGCAGCTGGTGCGCGCCCCGGGCGTGCTGCCGGCCGACGGCAAGCGTGCGGTGATCCTGTACCTGCACGGCGGAGCCTTCCTGACCTGCGGCGCGAACACTCACGGCCGGCTGGTCACCGCGCTGTCGAGCTACGCCGACTCTCCGGTGCTGATCGTCAACTACCGGATGATCCCCAAGCATTCGGTCGGTCAGGCCGTCGAGGACTGCCACGACGCCTACCGGTGGCTGCGGGCCCAGGGGTACGGGCCTGATCAGATCGTGCTGGCCGGCGACTCCGCCGGCGGCTACCTGGCGCTGGCGCTGGCCCAGCGGCTGCAGCGGGAGGGGCTGGAAGGTGAGACCCCGGCCGCGCTGGTGACGCTGTCGCCGCTGTTCGAGATCGACAACGAGACCCGCGCCAACCACCCGAACACCCGCACCGACGTGATGTTCGGGTCACGGGCCTTCTACGCCCTGGTCGACCTGGTCAAGGAGGCCGCCGGCCGGCGCGTCGTCGGCGGCCGCCCCGAGGAGGTCTACGAACCGCTGGATCACATCGAACCGGGGCTGCCGCGCACGCTGATCCACGTCTCCGGATCGGAGGTCCTGGTCAGCGACGCCCGTAAGGCCGCCCGCCGACTGGCCGCGGCCGGGGTGCCGGTCGAGGTGCGGGTCTGGCCGGGGCAGATGCACGTGTTCCAGCTCGCCATGCCCTTCGTGCCCGAGGCCACCCGCTCACTGCGCCAGATCGGCGAGTACATCCGCGAAGCGACCTGGTAA
- a CDS encoding SGNH/GDSL hydrolase family protein, translating to MGIRAPRRSIALATAATLASTGCAYIGARNFLASQAAQARRTIPRAVDPPPRADGVYSPGGGPVERWHRGVPFDLHLMIFGDSTATGYGCRTADEVPGVLLARGLAELSGRRIRLSTKAIVGATSKGLSGQVDAMFVAGPPPDAAVIMIGANDITRPNAIGPSARRLGRAVQRLRASGAVVVVGTCPDFGVITAIPQPLRSVARSRGLRLARAQAAVVREAGGIPVPLADLLAPHFRELPDVLFSDDMYHPSAAGYALAARQIMPALCHALADWLGADIPELPWESRQNAPLLARVGNISRLWRRSTGVPAPIVRTAS from the coding sequence GTGGGCATTCGTGCACCTCGGCGGTCGATCGCCCTGGCGACCGCGGCCACGCTGGCGTCCACAGGGTGCGCATACATCGGTGCCCGGAACTTCCTCGCCTCGCAGGCCGCGCAGGCCCGCCGGACCATTCCCCGCGCTGTTGATCCCCCGCCGCGGGCCGACGGCGTCTACTCGCCCGGCGGCGGACCGGTCGAGCGCTGGCACCGAGGTGTGCCGTTCGACCTGCATCTGATGATCTTCGGCGACTCCACGGCCACCGGGTACGGCTGCCGCACCGCCGACGAGGTGCCCGGTGTGCTGCTGGCGCGCGGGCTCGCGGAGCTGTCCGGCCGACGCATCCGGCTGAGCACCAAGGCGATCGTGGGAGCGACGTCGAAGGGGTTGTCCGGGCAGGTGGACGCGATGTTCGTGGCAGGTCCGCCGCCGGACGCGGCGGTCATCATGATCGGTGCCAACGACATCACCCGCCCGAACGCCATCGGTCCGTCGGCGCGCCGGCTGGGCCGGGCTGTGCAGCGGTTGCGGGCCAGCGGCGCGGTCGTGGTGGTCGGCACCTGTCCGGACTTCGGGGTCATCACCGCGATACCGCAACCGCTGCGGTCGGTGGCGCGCAGCCGCGGGCTGCGGCTGGCGCGGGCGCAGGCGGCGGTGGTGCGCGAGGCCGGCGGCATCCCGGTACCGCTGGCCGACCTGTTGGCGCCGCACTTCCGCGAACTGCCCGACGTGCTGTTCTCCGACGACATGTATCACCCGTCGGCGGCGGGCTACGCGTTGGCGGCCCGTCAGATCATGCCGGCGCTGTGTCACGCGCTGGCCGACTGGCTCGGTGCCGACATCCCCGAGCTGCCGTGGGAGTCGCGACAGAACGCACCGCTGCTGGCCCGGGTGGGCAACATCAGCCGGTTGTGGCGCCGCTCGACCGGGGTGCCCGCACCGATCGTCCGGACCGCCAGCTAG
- a CDS encoding acetyl-CoA C-acetyltransferase: MAEAVIVATARSPIGRAHKGSLVDMRPDDLAAQMVRAVLDKVPALDPHDIDDLLMGCGQPAGESGFNIARTVAVQLGYDFLPGTTVNRYCSSSLQTTRMAFHAIKAGEGDVFISAGVETVSRFGKGTADAWPDTKNPLFADAMKRSEQAAAGADEWHDPREDGLLPDVYIAMGQTAENVALYTGISREEQDHWGVRSQNRAEEAIKNGFFEREITPVTLPDGTVVSKDDGPRFGTTHEKVSQLKPVFRPNGTVTAGNACPLNDGAAALVVMSDTKAKKLGLTPLARIVATGVSGLSPEIMGLGPIEACRKALAKAGMTINDIDLYEINEAFAVQVLGSARELGMDLDRLNVSGGAIALGHPFGMTGARITATLINNLQTYDKQFGLETMCVGGGQGMAMIIERLS, translated from the coding sequence ATGGCCGAAGCCGTCATCGTTGCCACCGCCCGCTCGCCGATCGGCCGGGCCCACAAGGGGTCGCTGGTCGACATGCGGCCCGACGACCTCGCCGCGCAGATGGTGCGCGCGGTGCTCGACAAGGTGCCCGCACTCGACCCGCACGACATCGACGACCTGCTGATGGGTTGTGGACAGCCCGCCGGCGAGTCCGGGTTCAACATCGCCCGGACGGTGGCCGTGCAGCTCGGCTACGACTTTCTGCCCGGCACCACCGTCAACCGGTACTGCTCGTCGTCGCTGCAGACCACCCGGATGGCGTTCCACGCGATCAAGGCCGGCGAGGGCGACGTGTTCATCTCGGCGGGCGTGGAGACGGTGTCGCGGTTCGGCAAGGGCACCGCCGACGCCTGGCCGGACACCAAGAACCCGCTGTTCGCGGACGCGATGAAGCGGTCCGAGCAGGCGGCCGCCGGGGCCGACGAGTGGCACGACCCGCGGGAGGACGGGCTGCTGCCGGATGTCTACATCGCGATGGGTCAGACCGCCGAGAACGTCGCGCTGTACACCGGCATCAGCCGCGAGGAGCAGGACCACTGGGGGGTTCGGTCGCAGAACCGCGCCGAGGAGGCCATCAAGAACGGCTTCTTCGAGCGCGAGATCACCCCGGTGACGCTGCCCGACGGCACGGTGGTCAGCAAGGACGACGGGCCGCGGTTCGGCACCACCCACGAGAAGGTGTCGCAGCTGAAGCCGGTGTTCCGGCCGAACGGCACCGTGACCGCGGGCAACGCCTGCCCGCTGAACGACGGCGCGGCCGCGCTGGTGGTCATGAGCGACACCAAGGCCAAGAAACTGGGTCTGACGCCGTTGGCGCGGATCGTGGCCACCGGTGTGAGCGGGCTGTCGCCGGAGATCATGGGCCTCGGGCCGATCGAGGCGTGCCGTAAGGCGCTGGCCAAGGCGGGCATGACCATCAACGACATCGACCTGTACGAGATCAACGAGGCGTTCGCGGTGCAGGTGCTCGGGTCGGCCCGCGAGCTGGGTATGGACCTCGACCGGTTGAACGTGTCCGGCGGCGCGATCGCGCTGGGGCATCCGTTCGGTATGACCGGTGCCCGGATCACCGCCACCCTGATCAACAACCTGCAGACCTACGACAAGCAGTTCGGTCTGGAGACCATGTGCGTCGGCGGCGGTCAGGGCATGGCGATGATCATCGAACGGCTCTCCTGA